The following proteins come from a genomic window of Corynebacterium sp. P4-C1:
- a CDS encoding DUF488 family protein, with amino-acid sequence MSDMKLFTIGYSQKSAEEFFDLLRENGVKRVVDIRRHNTNQLAGFTKKDDLAWFLATIADIDYEHVLELAPSEELMHAYRKEGLPFDEFADKLRAQFDDREMPTKATFDHAALLCSEADPSTCHRIVAAEYLAEKWSGVDIVRL; translated from the coding sequence ATGTCGGACATGAAGCTTTTCACCATCGGGTATTCGCAGAAGAGCGCGGAAGAGTTCTTTGACCTGCTGCGCGAAAACGGTGTGAAGCGGGTGGTGGACATCCGGCGGCACAACACGAATCAGCTCGCCGGCTTCACCAAGAAAGACGATCTCGCGTGGTTCCTCGCAACCATCGCTGACATCGATTACGAGCACGTTCTGGAACTCGCACCGAGTGAGGAGCTCATGCACGCCTACCGCAAGGAGGGCCTGCCTTTCGACGAGTTCGCGGACAAGCTCCGCGCACAATTCGACGACCGGGAGATGCCCACCAAGGCCACTTTCGACCACGCGGCCTTGCTGTGCTCCGAGGCCGACCCCTCCACCTGCCACCGCATCGTGGCTGCGGAGTACCTGGCCGAAAAGTGGTCCGGGGTGGACATCGTCCGTCTCTAA